In Sphingomicrobium arenosum, the genomic stretch AAATATGTGGCGGCTCGACCGCGAAATGACCGCGATAGCGCCCGAATATGAGGCCAAGATGCGCGCGCTGCGGGCGATGGAACGCCAACAACGCGCGGCGCGGAAGGTGGGTGAAATCGCGAAACTGCCTAGCATTACCGCCGATTTCGAAACGGCGAACATGCTGGCCGACGACAATAGGGAACTCCTGTTTCTTGCGCGACGTCCCGGCACCGGACTTATTGGAACGATGACCGGCTCGATGGCCACCGCAGCCGACCGGCTGGAGCAAGAGGGTTTTACCGCTGTCGAGGTCGAGGAGCGGGATCGGACCACCGTCAATTTCGAGCCCGCCCGATGATAAGTGTGCGAACCCGAAGACACCAGCAGTTGCTAGCGGCGCTTATCAGTTTGGTGCCGGTCGCCCTTCTTGCAGTACTGATTTGGCAGGGCGTGAGCGGGCTGCGCGAGTTGCGCGCCGACCTTGCCAGCCAATCGATCCGCCTCGCGCAGCAACGGTTCGTCACCGGGCTCGAACTGGAACGTGGCCAGTCCTTGGCGAACGAAAAGTTGTTCATTAACGCAGCCGCCGGGGCAGAGGCTCTCGTGGTCGCGATCGAACAGCGACTTGCGGGAAAAAATGTGGAGTATGCGCTACAGGAGGGGCGTGAGTCAGACGACGGCACGCTCGTCCTGCCTATTGTCCTTCAAGGAGACGCTGCGGCGATCAGCGAGGCGATCGGGGCGCTTGAGGACAATGCCCCGGTGCTGCGCTTTCGGCATTGGTCGATTTCCGCCCAGGAGGAGGCGGGCAAGGTGACCTTCCGGGGCGAGCTTGTAGGTGTCGCCGGTCGATGAACAAGCGTTTGACCCGCATCGCCGTTTTGGGCGCTGCTGTTGCCATGTCGCTGCTCGGCGTGCGCGCATCGCTTGTCACACCAGCGCCATCGACCGATCGAGCGGAGCTGCGTCTGGCCACGGCGACAGTGGAAATGTTGCCCCTCGCCCCGCCGCCCATATTGAAAATCGAGGGTATGGCCTTGCCATCTGATAGCGCGGATAGAGCCGGGGCGTCTTTCAAGCTCGTCGGGATCGCGCATTCGCCACAGCGCGATCTTGCGCTGCTTCGCGATGACCGAGGCGAAACCCATCTATTGACCGCAGGCGACGCGCTGGAGGGTTGGTCTCTCCTGCGTGTCGAAGCCGATCGCGTCGCCCTGCGCGACGGGACGACCACCATTGAACTCCTATTGGATTGACACCATGAAGCTGAGTGCCCCCCAATTGACATACCGGAACGCCGCCGTCGCGGTGCTTTCATTTGCCGCCATCGCGACGCCCATCACGCCGCTGTCTATCGCGAGCGCGGCGGTCATCCAAGAAGAAGGGTTCACCCTCGGCTTCGTCGATGCCGACGTGCGAAGGGTGGCGGATGCGGTTTTCGGCTCGATGCTCGAGGTCGATTATGACGTCGACCCCGCCGTCCAAGGAAATGTCACGCTGCGCACGGTGCGTCCGGTGGGTCCCGACGAACTGATCAGGCTGTTTGAAAATGCGCTCCGCCCACTCGACGCGGTGATCTTGCGCGAGGGTTACCGCTATCGCTTACTACCGCGCAGTGTCGCGCGCTCGGTGGCGCCGCTCGGCGGGGAAGGGGCGTCGACGGCGGGCTTTGCTTCGGAGACGATCAAGGTCTCGCAAGGAGATGTCGAGGCGATCGCCAAGCTGATTTCCGAGGTTGCCGGGGAAGGCAGCGTCGCGGCGACCGACGTGGCGCGCGGCGAGATCATCGTGGTCGGCGATGCCAATCAGCGCGCCAATGCGCGGCGGATCGCGGAACGGTTCGATATAAGCGCGCTATCCGGCATGACATTCGAAATGGTGCGGCTATCGGCGGTCGAGCCCGAGACCGTCGCGGCAGAGCTGCGTCAGGTCTTCCAGCCGCCCTATGACATCATTGACAAGCGGGTGCGGCTCGTCCCCATGCCGCGCCTCGACTCGCTTCTCGTCATCGCATCCAACGACGCCGACATCGCGACGGTCCTCGAATGGGTCGACCGTTTCGACAGCGGCGCGGCGGGTAAGCGTCGTCTTTACAATTACGATGTGCAGAACGGCCGCGCCACCGACATGGCCCGCACCTTGCAGCTCGTGCTCGGCGTCGGCGACAGCGCGGTGGCCGCCATGCCCGCCCCCCGACGAATAGCCGATGCGGAAGAGGCGCTTGGCGCGCCCGAACTGCCGGCGATCGTGCCGGGACGCAGCGGCAGTGCGCGCATCGTGCCCAACGAAGCGACCAATTCGCTGCTCATCTATGCGGACGGCGCCGAATATTCGTTCATCGAGGAGGCACTCGAGCAACTCGATCGGCCTGTTCCCCAGGTGCTGATCGAGGCGGTGCTCGCCGAAGTCACACTGACCGAGGATTTCGAATTTGGGCTCGACTTCAACGCGCTGCTCGGTGACTTCAACATCATCAGCAATAGCGGCACCTCGCTACTTCCGGCGCCGCGACTGCCGGGTCTGTCGATAGGATATGAGCGGTCGCGCGCCTCGGCCGTCCTCAACGCGATCGACGCGAAGACCGATGTGCGAGTCCTGTCCGCGCCCAAGCTGATCGTGCTCAACAACCAGACCGCGACGCTACAGGTGGGCGACCAGGTTCCGGTGATCACCAGCCAGGTGCAAGGCGTGACCGCGCCCGGCGCGCCGATTGTCAACAATGTCGAGCTCAAAGACACCGGTGTGATCCTCGAGGTGACGCCGCGCGTGAACGAGAGCGGGGTGGTCACCTTCGACATCATCCAAGAAGTCAGCGATGTTGCGGAGACGACGTCGTCCGGGATTAACTCGCCCACCATCCAGCAGCGCCGCGTCGCCACCACCGTCACCACGACGTCAGGGCAGATGATCGCGCTTGGCGGGCTCATCCGGCATCGCGGGGTGGTGACCAAGTCGGGCATTCCCGTGCTCAGTCAGATTCCTCTGTTCGGCGGACTGTTCGGCAGTCGGCGCGAGGACGAGGCGCACACGGAACTTATCATCCTCCTGACGCCGACCGTTCTGCGCAACGCTGGCCAGGTTGGCGAAGCGGTCGATCAGCTGATCCTTGCTGTCGACGATGCCATCCCGCTGATCGAGCAAGGCATGGAGACGCAGGTGCGGAGGGGCGATGCGGCTGCGCGATAAGATCAATGGTTTCGCGCTTTTGAGTGCGCTTTGGCTGCTGCTCGGGATTGCGAGCGTGGCGGCGGCGCTCATCTATCTGCGTTGGCAAGGTGATCGTGAAAGTGCTCGAGCCATCCACGATCTTGGAGCCCGTTATTTGGCGGAAAGCGCCTTTCAGACGGTGATCGCGAACCGCCGCTTCGAACGCGGTGCGGCGCGGTTTGACGCTGGTGAAGCGGGAATATTGCTGAATATCGGCGGGGAGGCAGTATCGGTCCGCCTTATCGACCAGTCGACTAAGACCGATCTCAACCGTGCGCCAATGAGGGCTATCGAGAAACGCTTGTCGTCGCTGCCGCTCGGCGATGAGCAGCGCCGCATCCTGGCCGCGCGGATCGCACAGGCGCGGGCGGCGGACCGGCATTTTCGGTCGGTCGACGAATTGAGCGACCGTACCAATTCGGCCCAACTTCTGGCGACAGGATTCACCGCGGTAGGGGGAGCGATGGACTTCCAGCCGTTGGACGCACTAGGCGTCAATACAACGGTCACTGGCCCTCAAACTGTCGAGGTGGTAATCGAAGCAGACGATTGGTACGCGCATACGGTGATCGATGCTGCGGGGCAACGTATGCCGTTACAAATAGGGGGGCGGTGATGAAACGGTTCGCATCGCGTCCATTCGAACGCGGATCGAATCAGGAGGGCATGTTTGTCCATCTCGGGGTGTTCGAAGAACCCATAGACTATTTTTACTGCCGAAGGGTTGAGCGTCCGGCGCCCCGGCGACCGAAAATGGTCGCATTCGCGAGGAAGGCGATCTCATTGTCGCTCTCTGCATCGTTCAGTATCGGACTGCTCGCGCTGCTCTATTTTTCCTACCCCACGGTGTCTTCGCCGAAACAACCCACGCAGGGCGGCATCTCAATGTTCGACCTTGCAAGTGACGAGGCGATGGCGTCGTCTTCGGAGGAAACGCCGCCGCCGCCAACGAGCGATACACCCGCGCTTGCTTCTCGGTCCGATGCACCCCCCGAATGGCAGCGCATCATGATGGCTAGCACCGTAAGAGCGAAAAGCGCGACCACGCCCGCGACAGAAACGAGGCAGAGCGGTTCGCCATCATCACTGCGCCGCGAAACGATCTCCGGCACCACATTGGTGACCGCCGCCCAGCGCGACGCGCTCGAAGCCTTGTCACG encodes the following:
- a CDS encoding secretin N-terminal domain-containing protein, which codes for MKLSAPQLTYRNAAVAVLSFAAIATPITPLSIASAAVIQEEGFTLGFVDADVRRVADAVFGSMLEVDYDVDPAVQGNVTLRTVRPVGPDELIRLFENALRPLDAVILREGYRYRLLPRSVARSVAPLGGEGASTAGFASETIKVSQGDVEAIAKLISEVAGEGSVAATDVARGEIIVVGDANQRANARRIAERFDISALSGMTFEMVRLSAVEPETVAAELRQVFQPPYDIIDKRVRLVPMPRLDSLLVIASNDADIATVLEWVDRFDSGAAGKRRLYNYDVQNGRATDMARTLQLVLGVGDSAVAAMPAPRRIADAEEALGAPELPAIVPGRSGSARIVPNEATNSLLIYADGAEYSFIEEALEQLDRPVPQVLIEAVLAEVTLTEDFEFGLDFNALLGDFNIISNSGTSLLPAPRLPGLSIGYERSRASAVLNAIDAKTDVRVLSAPKLIVLNNQTATLQVGDQVPVITSQVQGVTAPGAPIVNNVELKDTGVILEVTPRVNESGVVTFDIIQEVSDVAETTSSGINSPTIQQRRVATTVTTTSGQMIALGGLIRHRGVVTKSGIPVLSQIPLFGGLFGSRREDEAHTELIILLTPTVLRNAGQVGEAVDQLILAVDDAIPLIEQGMETQVRRGDAAAR